Within Salarias fasciatus chromosome 15, fSalaFa1.1, whole genome shotgun sequence, the genomic segment CAAAGCTCTGACCAATCAAAACACCAGCTTCCCACCAGCTCCAACTTTTAACCAATCACAAAGCAGAAATGTTGGAGGAGAAAGAACAGTTCTATTCAAATTTGCAAAAACGGAAATACTATATTgggattgtttttgtgttgtaatCCCACATCAACGGttaaaataaagacagtttAATCCAAAGTTTGCAAGAAACATGAACCTGTCTATTACGGGATTTGAACTCAAAGCTTCCGGCTGGAATAGTGACTAATCTATCAAAGGTCCAGCCAATCAAACCAGAAATATTGCTTTTAATAATATATGGCTAATATGAACGTTTCACAATTAATATTTAATAGGGGTTCTAAGTCAGTAGCTCATATTTATTATGCAACTCACAtatattaaaaagaagaagaaagacatcTACAGTAGAGCTTGAGCTCCCGCCTGGCTGTGAACAAGGTCTGGGTGGAAAACAAAGCATTCTTTATTAAATTACATTTACAGCTTCAGTATTGCACTTGCACAGTTcacaaaaaagattttaaaaaataacgCAATTGAAAATAGTGTGCATTCAAAAAGTTATTTGTGATATGCAGATCAACACatcaattcatttaaaaaacagtttaaaaattCAGACTTCAACCATACAATAACATTGAAATCATTTGGTTAGTTTAATGATATATTGAGGGGAAAAAGTGTTTTACGAAGATTGCATAACCTCTGTGATTATACTGAACatacaataaacaataacaaaaacaacaatagaTCAACAGACCTGTCACAACCTGATACTGTTCCACAAATTAATTCAACTGGAGCAGCCCCCACTTTACTACCTGAACttaacaaaaatgttttgtttaaatgtgcacTGCAATAGAAAGAAAATTATAGGAATGCTGGTCTGTTATGCTAGATGGAAAAAGAACAGTGTAACGCTAGTCTGAGAAGTgacttcatcatcatcattattagtACTATTAGATTGCACTGTTGCACTAAATGTCataacaatgcaaaaaaaaatgaaaaggagatttctgtcagaagtgggattcgaacccacgcCTCCAGGGGAGACTGCGACCTGAACGCAGCGCCTTAGACCGCTCGGCCATCCTGACAGCTGTAGCGATGATTTAGTGATGTTAGTGTTAGCCATATCGATCAAATGAATACTGAATTACAGCGGTAAATAGCAAAGAAAGCGCTAAAACTATCGTTTTTTAAAGTAGAACATAGACATTCTCGCCTGTATGAGCGTAGACTTACAAGGTAAGCTACAAAACCTTCCGCCAAAAACTCTAACTTtcggtgcagctgcagaaagcTAGCCGGCTAATTAATTAGCTATCGAGCGATCTCAAAATGCTACAATTTACGCTAactatttaaaaacacaacatctggAACAAAGTTAAGCTATGAAACGGAAACTGTTGGAAcataaaacagagagaaacacagcgAACGGAGACTTTGTGATGATGATCCAGGGCGAAGAAGCTCCTCTCCTGTCCGCCTCCATGTCCGAACTACGAGCTGTCACCATTTAATTAGCTGAcctgttcaaaataaaactttttccGGTGCAATTTCTCAGGTTTCTAAAGCCTTTCTAGTGGTATTATATGTGGGGTTTGGGGGCTTTCACATAGATGCCTGTACACAGgtctcacaaaaaaataaaataaaataaaataaataaaaaataaaataaatatacataagATTATACATAAGTTTATCTGAATTTCTCAACATCTGGACGTCAATGAACACGTCTGTATTTGGTAATTATAAAAATTATTCATTTGTGAAATTCCATTTTCTGGGCTTAGGAACCGGACATGATTTTGATTGATTTCCTGTTTATtcacaagaaataaaaacattagaGGCTGTTGGCTTGTATAAATAGTGATTTTCCATATCTTTGTTTGGTGGATCCTGCCTTTAAATGGGTGGTTGGATCACACCTGTTATATTGATGTGCAATTTATGGCAATAGTGACTGTTTATTGTTAATAATATTATTTTTATACAGACATAAATAAACCTCTCACTTTCAGAACATGATCTCAAGTCTACTCACAAGGTCCCTACTGGCTAAGGTCCCATTTACATAATTTAAGTAAAAAAGGatagttttttagttttcatttcagtttgtatttgcgtttacacagcaatgttttgaaaatgtgagtgTTTAAAttgctgtgaatgtgagtgcgtgtgattgtctgtcctgtgatggactagAGAAGCCGTCATTTTATATAAATGGTGTAAGTTTACAAATAAGGTCATCCACTATAATGAATAacatttgtttctcaaacacCATGGGATATCGACTCTGTGAAAGTGCAGACTGTGTATtttacagcagcagagtttACCAAAGCAGAGGGTCAAGGCTAAAAGTGCTTACAGTTTGTTCttggtccaaaaaaaaaaaaaaaaaaaaaacacatttcagtagGATTATGAATACATTAGTGGTGCATTGCTGAGTGGAAAGGAGAAGCAGTTTTACAACTGTGTTATATGATGGCTCTTGTGATGGCGAATGATTACTTGACTTTGATTCAAGGCAGTTTGTGTATTTTGGATCGTAGGATTCAGTTCAGCCCACGTGCGTCCATGTGGGTCACAGTGGATACGTGACTGCTCTCTGAGCTTATCAGGAGCTTCAGCTATCACTGCTCTTCAAGTATTCGACCATCTGTAATAAACATGGGCCCGTCCAGCTCATATCCTGTTTTGAACCTGTCAACATGGTACTTTAGTTGAGGTGTTTGAACTCTTGGGACAACCGTGTGACTCATTTCCACGTGTTTCATATTTGATGTGGAGTCTTTAAGGAAACGGGGGCGAGCATGCAGCAGGAAGGGATTCCTTCAAGCTCAGACATCAACAACATCCCCAATATTAAAACTTGTACCGCTAAGGTCAGAGGGTTGGGAGTGACGATGGAAATGATGCCAGAGTTACCCGCTGCCAAGGTCAGAGAGGAGCGATGCCACGGAGAAAATCTGGGAGTAAACAGCGCACATCAAGGCTCGGGAAATGCTGTGTGTCATCGCTGACGTACTCCATCAGCGAGTTAGCAGCGCTGCCGGGAGTTTAGCTGTTCCTCAGTGAAGGAACTTGCATCATTGAACAGTCATCTACAAACGTTTAAGAAGTGGCATCAGTCATAACTTCAGAGAAGTGAGCAGGATGGGTTTTCATAAGCACGTTGGAGTTGTGATCAATAGTTGAGGATTAAACAATAATTCATAtacaaatttaacaaaaaaacagcaacattttgagttCAGGTGGCATCAACAAATAACTTATCATGACTGATAAGCTCACCACCCAAAGACATTCACTTCACCACACTGCAGGATATGTTCActcataaatatttatattattaCTCCACTATTAGTATTTTGCTTAAAGTGTGTTTAGTAATGTTAGTTGATTGACCTGGCCACATAATAAACATATTCTGAGAAACATATCGATGTGATTAATATCTTCACCAGACAGATGAGGAGAACATTTCCTACACGCTGTGGGACGGTGGCAAAACAGCAGTCTTGACTGTAAAGCGTATCCGCCCCCAACTTTAGAGGAAATACATTGGTTTCCTTACTCATTCCATCCTGTTTAAAGAATTTGGGTATGTACACTTGAATGGTTCATGCAGTTACAAgggtgtttctgtttctggtAGAAAATATGGAGCTTTATTCATAGTCTCAGAAAGATAACTTTTCTTTATTGTGCACATAACTATTGATTTTGATCACAAAAGgcaattatcttttttttattgtctggtCAATAATTTTGTGTTCATTAAACTTTGGGGCAGCTCAGCTGTCTTCATCCCATTCTGTCACAGCTGTGACACCTGTGAAGGAAATAATTGTGTGTGTACTGTCATTCCAGTGCAGAAATTGAAGGCTCGTTACTGAACGACCTCCAAACCACACCTGATTATGAAGGCTTTCAGAGCTGCTGCACTGTGTGCACATTCTTTTTGACAAGTTTACTTTTATActattttctacattttaaatcacaaaCTGCACACTGTATGTGTAAGCGCTGATGGTTTCACCTGGCTTGTCCTTTCAGGCTAAACAATCACTTGtttatttccagtgaaaattATTAAAACAGGAGATGCATCTCAAATGACACAGATTGTTCAGAACTTGATGAAGGAAAAATTAGGAGTAGTGGCCAAAAACCTTTGACAGACAATCAGCATGTCCAAGCATTTGGCTATCATGAGGctggatgactggatgaagcagtatagaagatgaataaatgaatcagtcaatcaatcaatgaacAGAGTTGTCAGCTTCATGATCTTCAAATATAGAAATACTTCAGGGTAACAATGCTAATTTTATGACTTATTTCTGCTGAAACATGAAAAGCCCTGCGTCTCGTCAGCGGCCATCAGTCATCAGGCAGCCGGTTGGTTTGCTTTGTCTATCCTCCGCAGTAGCTGTTAAAAGGGGCTCTCTCACACCGCTCAACTTATAACATCACTCACCCAAATCATTAAGGCGTCTGCTTTTCAGGATGCACACTGAGTAAACTCTGTTAGCGCGGCGCAGCGGGGCCCGAGCCACGACGGCAGCGCGTGGGCCTCCTGAAATGGAAACGCCAGGGAGTGACTGCAGATCAAAGACACGCCACCCTCGCCATTCAAGAAAGTCGTGTTCATAATCACTTAATGTCTGTAAGTGTTTGTTTAAAGAGAAGAGAGCACATTCTCAAAAGGTGAGTAATATTGGGATGTGTCCGCTCTGAAGGAAGAAATCGCTGCCTTTAAATAAAATTACACTGTCCAAGCCACGGTCTTTGTTTACCAACGCTGTCAGGGTCAAAACACTCTGCCGTTTGCTTCCATGAAAGCGTGAACCCAGGTACATGACGCCTCCTCCAGTTATTCCCACAATAAGAGATCCCACACAGAACAGATAAGGGACGTTCTATCTCTTAAATGGAACAACCACATTGCAATTAGGAAGCACAATAGGAACATCCTCCTCCACATGGAGGTGAAGAGTTACACCACCCTGGGGAGAATCCGCAGTAGTCAAAAACAAGCCACATTGTGCTGCAGCGCGCTGGTGTACACCAATGCAACCCATGCTATTAGAAACAagggtagagagagagagatcagtaCAGACCACAGTGTAAAAATGGGACGCCCCATAATTTAACACCTCGTGTTAAACAGAATTCACCCGTGGAAGTTTTAATACTTCAAAACGTCTTGTGATACAACTTCGAAGCTCTTATTAAAGTGTGGAGTTGTGCATAGGTTTGGAAGAAAGCACATTTCTCAATCCTTTTTCGTGCATTCTCCGGTGTAGCACAGGCTTTGCTGCCTGTGCCGATTTGGTAATCAGGCCGCGCTTACGGGTAAATGGAAATCTAGCCTTCTCCTTCCCCGGGTTGGCAGCCATGTGCTGGCCTCCCTCTGTGCTTTTGCTGGTCGCCTGTATCTGCTTAGAACAGGTGCCGGATCCCGTTCAGCTGCAGCATTCACAGCGCAGGTACGGGTGGGAGGCCCTTGGCTGCTCGCGCGGTCCCCCAAGTTTTCCAGGGGTCCCCATCTGTGTCCCCGCACATCCTCTGCCACATGGCACCTGTCCCTCGACGAGTCTGGTCCATTCTTCGTCCGGCGACGTACACGCCTGCCTGCCACCCCACACTCTGCCTGTTGTTGAGCCACAATGAGATGAAGAATAGCTGCACCCATAATCCCTCGctgtgagatgtgtgtgtgtgtgtgtgtgtgtgcgccttcccttctttttcctcctttggcCAGATTTAGGGCCAAGTACAAATTGTAAACAGGTTATTATGCTGCTGTAGCACACTCCAACTGGAAATGCACTCCGACaacatttagtgtttactgATGTGAACGTGTCTTTATCCGTCACACGGAGGAGTTCAGTTTGGTGTAAAGTTCACGGAAATTAGTGTCACAGTGGCGTGCTAAtaggtttgttgttttctgtttgccaGGCTTAACGTGAAGACATGTAATTATTTCCTGAAAGCTGCTTGAACGTGCAATTTGCTTCCTGCACTGCAAGAAACTGCTGCATGCAGcacttttattctgttttataaTTTCAGATATAAACAGGAATCTTCGTGCAGCATTTATTCAGAAGCTGCACGAGCCAAGTCAAACACAGCGTAGCATATATAGCACGCCGGTGTAAAGGCCATCGCGGCCTCAATCAGCGATATGCCTTAGTCACGTAGTTCAAATCAGCCACTTCCTCTTGACCTACAGTTAATACATTAGGAACGTCATACAACACATGTGGTCGACTTCCAAATGTGTGGGGACAGCACGCCGGCTACACAATGGACACCGGCCCCGAGCAGACAGTCGGCCTCCTCCACGCCTCCGGAGAACACGATATTTAAAGTGCTCGCCGCTCGCCTCGTTCCCAACAGATGCATAATACGTTACGCAGCTGTGAGAGCGCCGCGTCCCGTCTGAGCGCGCCGAGCTTTACGTCTGTTACCTTGACAGTTGCTGTTGCATTGGAGCGGTGGTGAGGTTGTTTGTTTGGCCAGGGAAGTGACATGACGGCAGAGGAGGAAATAGGAAACATAACAGACTACCTGACAGACTCATTCCACAGGCTTGACCTGAGACTGGATCCGAGCCAGCGAGCAATCAGAGAGAAATAACAAGGGGAGGCTCTTTTGTTTGTTCAGCCTATATCCTTATGATCACAAATACTGTGAATCTTGGGGTCGTGCAAGTGTGTGAGGGATTCGAATACACACATCGGCGGCACGGTGCATGTTAGTGGAATTAAATATTTAGAGAATTATCGAATGttgatttgcattaaaaataaaatgcataaagattttgttgtttttttttaagtgttgtgtctctgtctccggTTGTTGACGCACCATTTTCTCTTTCCGTTGTTGATTTATTGCAGCTGAAACAGCAGTCGGAGCTGTCGGAGCTTCAGCAGAAGGCTCTGACTAAAGGTTAGGATGATGATGAGTCAACTCCTCAGGACGGAAAGGAGCCCGACATGTTCAGTGTTTCGCCCTCACTTCCGAAAGTACCAAAAAAGTGATGAGATTCACAAATCTCAGTAAACACCATGTAGCTCTGATTAGTTTTATCTGAGGATCTTCAGTTGGTGATGATTAGATATCAAATCATGTTTATTATATCTGTGCAGTctaaaactgcatcatttcatCCTGTTCATCAGTTTCTTCAGAGTAAATaatgtcagctgctgctgttctgggAAGCTGTGGCTCCGCCGGGACAGTAGGTCGTCTCCCAGGTCAATAGTTCAGTCCCGCATCTCACCTTATCTGTGTGTTGAACTGTCCCCGGGCGAGAAGCTGAAATTCAAATTGTTTTGAATTTAGATCGAGAACCCTGCGTGGCAGCCATGTCCACTGatgtgcgcgtgtgtgagtATGCCAGTAAAGCAGCGCCACAACATATAAGTGAAGTCCATTTATTGTTAATAATCTTACTGAATTATTTTTGTCCCAAAGacgtagttttttttttataatagaCTCAAACTGTTTTAACCGAAAGAACCTGACATTGAATCAGTACGACGCTTTTTGCTAAGTTAACCGATACGGGTGTAAGCATTAAAACTATACTACATGTAGTGACAGATAAAATATGTTATGTTCATATAAATGTCAATGAATCTCTGTACTAATTTTTTCAGTCCAATCAAAACAACGTGATTCAAGTAATGGAAACTTGACTGTTttagggttttttgttttttttttttaaatataaaggcCTAAAGATTTGAAGGTTTACCAAGTATATTTCCAAATTAAGTCAGTCTACCCCTTATTTTTAAGCATAATCTAAAGGAACTGGATGTTTTGTTGCACCCATTAAGAGTAAGTGTTTGGTGTATTTTAGGAATCTTGTTGATCATTTCTGTGCCAATGTCATCATAGTGCTCATAATTATCATCCTAACTTTTTTCCTGTAATCACTGCAATGCAACAAAAAGAagcatattttgttttttgcctgaCTCGAACTTCTTTGTGTGCGTCTAACCCGAATTTGACCAGGCTTTGTTGTGGCTTGAGTCTTTGTCCTTGTGCGTGTTGCGGCGTCCTACCCTGAGGTGGTAGACaaggtttctgaaacattacagGTCATCTCCGCCGAGGGAGTcggcagcagaagcagcacccTGAGCTAACCCTGACCGCTCCCGGGCTAATGCCCCCACCGAAGGTTACCTTCTCAACCCAGATGCCCGAGGCACTCACCCACCCGACTCCAGAGTCCAAAATATGGCTGCGCTAACGTAGAGCGTCTGCGGGGGTTTAGACCCTGCAGGCGCAGAGGTGTAATGATATAACCTCAGATGAATGAGCACAAACGCAAAAACTGGTATATGATGAATGTTGTCATTCAGGTTGGTTTAAACACATCCAGATTCGAGTTCCCAAGCGTGTCAGATCGCGGCTGGTAGTCGGAGCCAAAAATGTGACTGTCGTGAGGACGGATTTCAGGCGGAGGAATCTGGTTTGAACTCATTCGTGAAGCAgacctgcatgtgtgtggtcAAGGTGCAATAGGCCGGGTCGACAAAGCCTCTCCTGAAAAATGGTGGATAAGTAAAGACGGGTGAGTAAGATGCTAATCAGCAGCGCGGTGTTTCCTCCCGCTCGCTGAACAGCGGGTTCCCTTCCCTCACTCTGGCTTTAATGCCGGGCCCAGCCAGGCCCAAACATCCTGACGGAGAGAGGCTTTTCGCTTATCAGTCAGGAAACACCGCTCCTCCGCCACATCCTCTTTACAAGAAGCACGACTCAACCATTCCCAAAAAATGCAGGAAGACCAGCCAGACTCCAGGATTTGTCAAAAGCCCCCTGAATTCCTTTTATCgagaaagaaaaattcaagagaacagagagactgaggagaggagtggaaagaggagaggggggaaaaaaaagagagaaaaatgaggaGGGTGTACAACAGTCAACGAGGCcccagaatttatttttttttatttattttgcacagaTTACCAAAGGTCTGCATCAGCAAGATATAACATTGGGGGGGGTTGGTTGCGGGGGTGgaaggagtgggggggggggggggggggggggggggggggggggggggggtccagcgCGCCTAAGAATGGCACCCTGGAATAAGACGGTGGAAAACAAAGCACGGCCGAGATGGAGGCGGGCGGGGACGGCTGTGCCTGTTTTACACTAATCCTCTGAACCGGGATGAAATGAAAGCGAgaggagagggatggagagagacgaTGGCGGGTGGAAAAAGCCGGTGGGAGAGTGGGTGTCATAATGGGCCTCTCGCAGCGACACGGCGCCCGGAATAGAAGAACACTcaattcaaagatttttttgttttgttttttcactcctCTCTGAATTGTTTATGGACATGTTGAAAACTTGTGACTCCACtaacttttatttcaaaatgtaattgTAGTAATTATTTTCTATGTATATGAGTACAAATGTAATCCATATGCTATACAGCTTCATGGTTTTAGGAGTATCTATCATTATCAATAATTTTTAATTATGTGAAACAATAAACAGAAATCTTTTGTCATGGTATATCATCTGTGGAAGTGTGATCCAGGTAGCAACTGcgttaaaataaaaattgaccTTTATTTTAAATTACTGTCTTTCACAAACCTAAATCAGCATACAGTTATAGTTACTATTATTATTTCTCATTGTAGACGTGGATTATATATTATTAGTTACTTGAGAGGAAGTATAAACgcctttctttcttcatttttaagtTGCATAAGAAATGTCCAACTAAAACCTCATTCAATTACAACTACTGAGGTAAGACTCCCAAACTGGTGAGAGCGAcaacataaaaatacaaacatttgaaTGGAAAGCGTTGATAATAACAATACAGGTAGcattttaagcaaaaaaaacatcaaagtaCTTAAATTAGCTTCTTCAGAGCGTCTGTACATGCCTCAGTGGCAGCAGTGAGATTTACAAGTAGACAAAGACGATTGTTCTACTGGTTTAAGAAAACTCATGACAACTGGAGGTGGCATACTATAGTATTTTGTGTCTGCATCCCTGAGGTGTCCATCTCCTTCTTCCACAGCCTCCCGACCGCTCTCGGTTTTGTCGAATCGGGCTCCAGATAATCATATTGCTCAGTATTCAGTTCACGGTCGGATGAAATTGTCCACAGATGCGAATAAAGGTTCTGATATATGTTCTTTCGGCATCCAGGCGCAACGCCATCCCAGAGTTCAGGTAGTGTAGCGTCTCTGATCAGTCACGGGCGCAGCCGgtgtcgccgccgccgccacgcttACGAGATGCCGTAGTTGTTGTAGTAGGCTGCCGTGGCGTCGGCCAGCACAGAAATGAGGCTGGTTTCTGTGGTGCTGCTGGGACACGCGGcggccggagcggcggcggcggcggcggacgccaCCTGGATGTGTCCCGTCACCGTCatgccgccggcgccgccgccctgcTCGGGGTGGAACCCGCTCACTGTGGAGTTCAGGTACTGGTCGAACTCGTTGCGGTCCACCTCGCCCAGGAGCTCGGCCTGGCTCAGTTGGTCCAGGGTCTCCAGGTGGGCCGGCGTCTCCGGCGGAGGGGACAGCTGGCCCAGGTGGCCCTGGTGGAGCCCGTGGTGGATCTGCGGGAAGGGCGATGAACTGTAGTAGGACAGGGGGGGGGCCGGGGAGGAGTCCGCCGCTGCCCCCAGACTGGGACATGTGAGGGATGTGAGCGATGTGCGAGCCCCCGCAGTGGAGCTGGGTCTGAGCGTAGTCAGTGTGGTAAGGGGGGGGGCTGCCCAAGTGTGTCTGGTTTTGGTGGTGATCATCTGGACaggaagctgaggaggagctgccaGACGTGGAGTAATAAGAGGGGGGCACGTGCTCGTGGTCCATGGCGTCCAGAGGGGACATCTCGGGAGGGGTGGGGAGGCCGTAGGGGTAGGTGtcgaagctgctgctggagccggcGGGGTCCCTGAAACTCCTGACGCTGGGCAGAGcggggctggagctggagaacgGGCCGCCGACTCCACcgg encodes:
- the LOC115402210 gene encoding LOW QUALITY PROTEIN: transcription factor Sox-7-like (The sequence of the model RefSeq protein was modified relative to this genomic sequence to represent the inferred CDS: inserted 2 bases in 1 codon), which gives rise to MAALISAYSSWPESFECPPGDGDVPDGHGPHRTAADKTPEPRIRRPMNAFMVWAKDERKRLAVQNPDLHNAELSKMLGKSWKALTPPQKRPYVEEAERLRVQHMQDYPNYKYRPRRKKQLKRICKRVDPGFLLSGLAPEHGAMPEQRALCHPLDKDDGGGSGGVGGPFSSSSPALPSVRSFRDPAGSSSSFDTYPYGLPTPPEMSPLDAMDHEHVPPSYYSTSGSSSSASCPDDHHQNQTHLGSPPPYHTDYAQTQLHCGGSHIAHIPHMSQSGGSGGLLPGPPPXSYYSSSPFPQIHHGLHQGHLGQLSPPPETPAHLETLDQLSQAELLGEVDRNEFDQYLNSTVSGFHPEQGGGAGGMTVTGHIQVASAAAAAAPAAACPSSTTETSLISVLADATAAYYNNYGIS